One genomic segment of Bacteroides caccae includes these proteins:
- a CDS encoding MBL fold metallo-hydrolase — translation MGEHICFRRNERLATVNPYWRGNPMVRGRFFNRQHRFRPGMGSVLKWRLSPNPQRKEKKAVKWDPKVCYLRSLDAVVGDSLIWLGHNSFFLQLAGKRVMFDPVFGNIPFVKRQSEFPANPDIFTEIDYLLVSHDHFDHLDKRSIAHLLKNNPQMKLFCGLGTGELIQSWFSEMKIVEAGWYQQIEDEGLKITFLPAQHWSKRSVRDGGQRLWGAFMLQGDNISLYYSGDTGYSSHFREIPDLFGAPDYALLGIGAYKPRWFMRPNHISPYESLTASEEMHAGLTIPMHYGTFDLSDEPLHDPPKVFAAEAKKRKIPVEIPYLGEIVKLSKKK, via the coding sequence ATGGGTGAACATATATGTTTCAGGAGAAATGAACGTTTAGCTACTGTCAATCCTTATTGGCGAGGCAATCCGATGGTGCGCGGGCGCTTTTTTAACAGACAACACCGCTTCCGTCCGGGTATGGGCAGTGTATTGAAATGGCGTTTGTCGCCTAACCCTCAGCGTAAAGAAAAGAAGGCTGTGAAGTGGGATCCGAAGGTCTGCTATCTTCGTTCGCTGGATGCCGTAGTGGGAGATTCGTTGATATGGCTGGGGCATAACTCTTTCTTCCTCCAATTGGCAGGTAAAAGAGTCATGTTCGATCCCGTATTCGGAAATATTCCCTTTGTAAAACGGCAAAGTGAGTTTCCTGCGAATCCCGACATTTTTACAGAGATTGATTATCTCCTTGTCAGTCATGATCATTTCGATCATCTGGATAAACGAAGTATCGCCCATTTGCTGAAAAATAATCCGCAGATGAAACTGTTTTGCGGCTTGGGAACAGGTGAATTGATTCAAAGTTGGTTCTCGGAAATGAAAATTGTTGAAGCAGGTTGGTATCAACAGATAGAAGACGAAGGATTAAAGATAACCTTCCTTCCTGCACAGCATTGGAGCAAACGTTCTGTGCGTGACGGCGGTCAACGGTTATGGGGAGCCTTTATGTTGCAGGGTGACAATATCTCACTTTATTATAGTGGTGATACAGGGTATTCCAGCCATTTTCGTGAGATTCCCGATTTGTTCGGTGCTCCTGATTATGCTTTGCTAGGTATCGGTGCATACAAACCCCGTTGGTTTATGCGTCCCAACCATATTTCCCCTTACGAATCCCTGACTGCCTCAGAAGAAATGCATGCAGGACTTACTATCCCTATGCATTATGGAACTTTTGATCTGTCGGATGAGCCTCTGCACGATCCTCCTAAAGTGTTTGCGGCAGAAGCAAAGAAAAGAAAGATCCCGGTAGAAATACCTTATTTGGGAGAAATAGTAAAACTAAGCAAGAAGAAGTAA
- a CDS encoding flavin reductase family protein, whose protein sequence is MKKLEVKDLKDNFFEAIGKEWMLITAGTKEKFNTMTASWGGIGWLWNKPVAFVFVRPERYTYEFIEKSDYLTLSFLGEENKKIHAVCGSKSGRNTDKVKETGLKPVFTEGGNVVFEQARLSLECKKLYADGIKPECFLDKESLEKWYGGAHGGFHKMYIVEIKNIYSE, encoded by the coding sequence ATGAAGAAATTAGAAGTAAAAGACTTAAAAGACAACTTTTTCGAAGCTATCGGAAAAGAATGGATGCTGATTACAGCCGGAACAAAGGAGAAGTTCAACACTATGACAGCAAGTTGGGGTGGCATTGGGTGGCTGTGGAATAAGCCTGTAGCCTTTGTCTTTGTCCGTCCCGAAAGATATACTTATGAGTTCATTGAAAAAAGTGATTACTTGACACTTTCTTTTTTAGGAGAAGAAAATAAGAAAATTCATGCAGTATGCGGTTCAAAGTCAGGTCGTAATACAGATAAAGTCAAAGAAACCGGCCTGAAGCCTGTTTTTACGGAAGGAGGTAATGTGGTGTTTGAACAAGCCCGTTTAAGTCTGGAATGTAAGAAACTTTATGCGGACGGTATCAAACCCGAATGCTTTTTGGACAAAGAATCATTGGAGAAATGGTATGGTGGTGCTCATGGAGGATTTCATAAAATGTATATCGTAGAGATTAAAAATATATATTCGGAGTAA